One stretch of Juglans microcarpa x Juglans regia isolate MS1-56 chromosome 3D, Jm3101_v1.0, whole genome shotgun sequence DNA includes these proteins:
- the LOC121255150 gene encoding uncharacterized protein LOC121255150, giving the protein MGTSGSNLPPQYRSTGGSVYSSSVEWKPGELQRDVLNGSACILKCLGALDGTMISAAAPAHLSNAYRNRYNRIAQNVLCLCGFDMKFTFVYTGWEGIAHDAQVFLDALSRARNGFPWPDPEYYYLVDSTCPCIEKFMPPYPRERYHISARYGARQFRGYKDYFNFRHSSLRNVIERTFALLKNRFHILEAMPRYRLNRQGMIVTACCTVHDLIKTVTLNVKFIQHALGLQFNGENMPGGEDVGSTEEVVDMSHESAGAMAAQRDGIAIPMWENRNGG; this is encoded by the exons ATGGGCACGTCGGGTTCCAATCTCCCGCCACAATATAGGTCTACGGGGGGATCAGTATATTCAAGCAGTGTAGAATGGAAACCCGGCGAGTTGCAAAGAGATGTTTTGAATGGAAGTGCCTGCATTCTG AAATGTCTTGGTGCATTGGACGGCACAATGATTTCAGCTGCTGCACCAGCTCATCTTTCAAATGCATATAGAAATCGTTATAATCGGATTGCACAAAATGTTTTATGCTTATGTGGCTTCGATATGAAGTTCACATTTGTGTATACTGGATGGGAAGGCATAGCCCATGATGCACAAGTTTTTCTGGATGCCCTGAGTCGAGCGCGAAATGGATTTCCATGGCCAGATCCAG AATATTATTATCTTGTTGATTCAACATGTCCTTGCATTGAGAAGTTTATGCCGCCATATCCACGAGAGAGGTATCATATATCTGCTCGTTATGGTGCCCGTCAATTCCGAGgttataaagattattttaactTTCGTCATTCATCGCTGCGCAATGTTATCGAGCGCACATTCGCGTTGTTGAAAAACCGGTTTCATATATTGGAAGCAATGCCTCGATATCGCCTAAACAGGCAAGGGATGATCGTGACTGCATGTTGTACAGTGCACGACCTGATTAAAACGGTGACGCTGAATGTTAAGTTCATTCAGCATGCATTGGGGCTTCAATTCAATGGGGAAAATATGCCTGGGGGAGAGGACGTGGGCTCGACAGAAGAAGTGGTAGACATGTCCCATGAGTCAGCCGGAGCTATGGCTGCACAAAGAGATGGGATTGCGATTCCTATGTGGGAGAACCGGAATGGGGGATGA